From Megalobrama amblycephala isolate DHTTF-2021 linkage group LG24, ASM1881202v1, whole genome shotgun sequence, the proteins below share one genomic window:
- the LOC125260100 gene encoding cyclic nucleotide-gated channel rod photoreceptor subunit alpha-like — protein sequence MGCVSCDTDTVCCSASKYSTMFCSRPKEVEVVDPAGNTYYHWLFVITCPVMYNWVLIIARACFEELQEDFLIYWFILDFLSDVVYLCDMVFRTRTGYLEQGLLVKDEKKLRDRYMKSLQFKLDLASMVPTDVFYFYFGLNYPEIRMNKLLRINRLFEFFQRTETRTNFPNLFRISNLCMYIVIIIHWNACMYYSFSKAIGFGTDEFVYPDPTDPEFGQLVRKYAYSMYWSTLTLTTIGETPPPVQNSEHFFAVTDLLVGVLIFATIVGNVGSMITNANAARADFQARIDAIKQYMTFRKVTKDLEKRVIKWFDYLWTNKKAVDEKEVLKYLPDKLRAEIAINVHMDTLKKVRIFADCEAGLLVELVLKLQPQVYSPGDYICKKGDIGREMYIIKEGKLAVVAEDGITQFVVLSDGSYFGEISILNIKGSRAGNRRTANIRSIGYSDLFCLSKDDLMEALTEYPDAKAMLEEKGRQILMKDNLLDLEVAKQVPDPKDMEDKVVKISSVLDEVQTCYARLLAEHEAAQWKLKRRVTKLEKKITDSSGVEISEMAKE from the exons ATGGGATGTGTGTCTTGTGATACAGATACTGTGTGCTGTTCTGCATCTAAATATTCCACAATGTTTTGTTCCAGACCAAAGGAGGTTGAAGTCGTGGATCCAGCGGGAAACACATACTACCACTGGCTATTTGTGATCACATGTCCTGTGATGTATAATTGGGTCCTCATCATAGCAAG agCTTGTTTTGAGGAATTGCAGGAGGACTTCTTGATTTACTGGTTCATTTTGGATTTCTTATCTGATGTGGTGTATCTGTGTGACATGGTGTTCAGGACCAGGACAG gtTATCTGGAGCAGGGTCTCTTGGTGAAAGATGAGAAGAAGCTTCGCGATCGCTACATGAAGAGCCTCCAGTTCAAACTGGACCTGGCCTCCATGGTTCCCACTGACGTCTTCTACTTTTACTTTGGGCTGAACTACCCAGAGATTCGCATGAACAAGCTACTGAGGATCAATCGCTTGTTCGAGTTTTTCCAGCGCACCGAAACACGGACTAACTTTCCAAATCTGTTCCGAATCTCCAACCTCTGCATGTACATCGTGATCATCATCCACTGGAACGCCTGCATGTATTACTCGTTCTCCAAGGCCATTGGCTTCGGAACGGATGAGTTTGTGTACCCGGATCCCACAGACCCAGAGTTTGGCCAGTTGGTGAGAAAGTACGCGTACAGCATGTACTGGTCCACCCTGACCCTCACCACCATTGGTGAAACTCCACCACCCGTACAGAACTCTGAGCACTTCTTTGCAGTAACAGACTTACTGGTGGGCGTGTTGATTTTTGCCACCATTGTCGGTAATGTCGGTTCAATGATCACGAATGCAAACGCGGCACGAGCAGATTTCCAGGCTCGCATCGATGCTATTAAGCAGTACATGACCTTCCGAAAGGTCACCAAAGACCTAGAGAAACGGGTCATTAAATGGTTTGATTACTTGTGGACCAACAAGAAAGCAGTAGATGAGAAAGAAGTTCTGAAATACCTGCCGGACAAGCTGAGGGCAGAGATCGCTATAAACGTCCACATGGACACTCTGAAGAAGGTGCGGATCTTCGCAGACTGCGAGGCCGGGCTGCTGGTGGAGCTGGTGCTGAAGCTTCAGCCGCAGGTCTACAGCCCTGGAGACTACATCTGCAAGAAGGGTGATATCGGCCGTGAGATGTACATCATTAAAGAAGGGAAACTGGCTGTGGTGGCCGAGGATGGCATCACACAGTTTGTGGTGCTAAGTGACGGCAGTTACTTCGGAGAGATCAGCATCCTCAACATCAAGGGCAGTAGGGCAGGGAATCGCAGAACCGCCAACATCCGCAGCATTGGCTATTCGGACCTCTTCTGCCTTTCCAAAGATGACCTGATGGAGGCACTGACCGAATATCCAGATGCCAAGGCCATGCTAGAGGAGAAGGGACGACAAATCCTGATGAAG GACAATCTTCTGGATTTGGAGGTGGCCAAGCAAGTTCCCGATCCCAAAGACATGGAGGATAAGGTGGTGAAGATCAGCAGTGTTCTGGATGAAGTCCAGACTTGCTACGCCCGCCTGTTAGCCGAACACGAGGCCGCACAATGGAAACTGAAGAGGCGCGTCACTAAACTAGAAAAGAAGATCACAGACTCCAGCGGAGTGGAGATCTCTGAGATGGCGAAAGAATAA